From the genome of Rhododendron vialii isolate Sample 1 chromosome 10a, ASM3025357v1:
caaaaacaggCCAGATGAGGTAAAATGAGAAGTAAAATACATTTGTGAAAATTCCTCTCCACTTAGCAAAGGTCTACAATAAACAAGTATTGTTTATCTCTCATCATCTCTCTTCCATTTCACTTCCCCCAAACCCTCACTATTATTTCCTACTGCAAAACGTGATTCCGAGCAATAACTTCTTTGTCCATCGCACCTCGCTGCGGCCCATGCTGCCGCACACCTTGTCGTGAACGTACACGGCGCACTTCTTCTTTAGCTTCTCGATCGGGTTTGAGGAGGGGGCTGTCGTACTTGGCGGAGGAGCCGTCATCGATGGGTTGGGTTGGTGGGATTTGAGATTTAGGTCTAGCTTAGATTGGGGGTTTGTCGAGTTCGATCGCCATTGTAGTTGCGATTCTCATTGATTGATCAACTATAAAAGGAATATATTTGGTTTGGTGGTGGGTCGAGGATGTGGTTGTTGAGGATTGATGGTGGTCGTGGTGGCAGCGAttgaggagggggagggggggttgtGTGTGTGGAAATGGGGATGCCGGGATGGGGTTTGGGATGGGTTCTAACTTCCAaatgaatattttattttgtttaatggAAATAGAGAAAGTAGAAAAGAGTCTGCTGCTGAATGAGAGGAAAATACGGTAGGTAAAGTAGAAAAAGAACTCTTTGGCTAGGTATTTCACCTATTCttagtgtacatgctcttagggGCCTTTGGAACTCtagcttttgtttttgtacttttaattgtaaattgtaatttttttttggattattccAACTTCTATCCAAATAATGTAGGATAATAAGAAAAATGtgcatttatatttgaaaaaaaatgtattgatatttgtaaaagtgtattaatatccgtgagaTATGCATTAATATCTGAACTTATTTGAAATTATAGACATTATCCTCTGCCTAGTGAGTGAAGGTTAGCaaaatcgaatttttttttactacagtTAGAACTGATTATGAATATATGGAGTATTTGAGAGTTATGCTCATAGCGAATTTTGCAACAAAAGATTGTTTGATGTAAGGCCAATTTGGAATGATAAATTCCCTTCAACACAAGCTTTTGATGTAAGTAACAATGTTATAACAAGACTAGGAAACACATACCAAACATATCCAGAATTCAACAATTCTTAGTCTCCCTAAGAGTGATACCATTACTAAAAGCAAACCTGTTACTCagattaaaaaatagaaaagaaaaaaagagagatcaaACTACGTACCCCTGCAAACTAAATTGGTGAATGTGCGACATTAAAAGGACTAAATATCAGGAGCTAGTAGTTGCTTTGCGCAAATCATAAACACGTCTCTTGACTGAAACTAAGTTCTCTGTGTACGAAATAGCTTGAAACTCACAAAACTGATCATAAGCTGATCCGGAATCGGTGTAGACTTCACCATAGTCTTTTATAATTTGGGTATCAAGGTTGTACGACACCATCCAGCAATTGTGGCCccctagaagaagaagaagaaactcgCCATTTTGCAAAATTTGAAATGCCTTAATATGTACTAAAATGGGTCCAATACTGTACTTTTTATTCCAAGGATCTTTAACTCCGTTTCCATCCCTTAACCATATGCCAAGGCATGGCTCCTCTATTGCCAACTCGTCAAACTCCAAAGTAACAAGGGCGAGGGAGTCCCTCAGAACGTTAAGGCTGGACGCTAACTTACTGCAGATAACATCCATGGGTAAAAATACTTGTTCGAACACTTCGTCGAACATGTGGAAAGCAATAATTTTATAACGACCGCTAGAGTCAGGAGCTATCCAATAAAACGCCCCATCCAACCATGTCGGATGATAAGGCTGATGGCTGCGTCGGATTTCTTTGGGCACCGCAGCGACGTCGATTTCTCTCCACGAGTCCATACTCATATGGTAGATGTGAACTCTATCATCAGCGCTCGTATTAATAAACCTCGCAACGCTAAGCACTTTATAATCATTGGTTTTGGGATCAAAAGCAAACCCTAGATTGGTAGTGTGCCACGGATGATAAGGGCGTCCCGGGAGTACCCTGAATTCTCCCGTTGCGGGGTTCCATAACATGATTTCGGAGGAGCAACTGGTGAGACAAACGATGCCGTTGGAAGACCCGACGAAGCAAAGACCTTTAACTTGTGAACCGGAAAAAGGTACGTACAGATCGTGGATTGGAGTTTCGTCGGAGACCAAGGAGAGGGTGGATTCGGAATGGGGTGCAAGGGATCGGTTGACAAGGAGGGAGTCGTTTTTGGATTGGGCGCGGGCGTAGTAGCGGAGGGAGATGAAGCTAGGATTTTGGATGAGAGCGTACCAGTATTTGGAGATAGATTTGAATCGGAGGAGTGATTTCACTGGGAGTCGAGATAGAATAAGCATCAACACGTCTTCCGGCATCTCCTGGTTGATTGCCATGGGGATGGTATGCGGGGAACCTACAACAAAATCTAACATTTATATAGCTCTATATGGATCCttgtttgatttggattttCAAAGAGGTTTTCCATAATGAGTGCGGAGTTATATAGATatggagagaaacttatttacggagcggTTGCAAAGCGGCTCTT
Proteins encoded in this window:
- the LOC131304535 gene encoding F-box protein At1g11270-like, translating into MLDFVVGSPHTIPMAINQEMPEDVLMLILSRLPVKSLLRFKSISKYWYALIQNPSFISLRYYARAQSKNDSLLVNRSLAPHSESTLSLVSDETPIHDLYVPFSGSQVKGLCFVGSSNGIVCLTSCSSEIMLWNPATGEFRVLPGRPYHPWHTTNLGFAFDPKTNDYKVLSVARFINTSADDRVHIYHMSMDSWREIDVAAVPKEIRRSHQPYHPTWLDGAFYWIAPDSSGRYKIIAFHMFDEVFEQVFLPMDVICSKLASSLNVLRDSLALVTLEFDELAIEEPCLGIWLRDGNGVKDPWNKKYSIGPILVHIKAFQILQNGEFLLLLLGGHNCWMVSYNLDTQIIKDYGEVYTDSGSAYDQFCEFQAISYTENLVSVKRRVYDLRKATTSS